Proteins encoded by one window of Streptacidiphilus sp. PB12-B1b:
- a CDS encoding MMPL family transporter: MNRARRLAALPCGRRSKWVVLVLWIILLVALGPLAGKLTGAENNQASSWLPGSAESTKVLNLEGQFASTQDIPGVIVYTRAGGLTPADHAKAAADAAAFAKVQDVSGPVAGPITAKDGKALETIVPIDVNGGSWTVLTTVVDHLRTLATSGDPGLTAHITGPAGNGADQGKAFSGIDGTLLYATLGVVVVLLLLTYRSPTLWLLPLLSSGLALVSAEGLIYLLAKHAGLTVNAQSAGILLVLVIGAGTDYALLLVARYREELRRHADRHEAMAEAVHRAGPAILASAGTVALSMLCLLFSQMNSTSGLGPVCAIGVLVALAAMLTLLPALLTITGRWVFWPVKPAFGTAEPTESGAWARVGGGIARRPRLVWIGTSLALGALALGMFSLKADGLTSAGTFTDKPDSVVGQTVLDQHFPGGAGSPIVVIAAADAATRAQQTLAATPGITSTTPPVVRNGLAYLTGTFGSDPDSQAAKDTVDRVRAAEHALPGARAEVGGNTAVVLDTQRASRHDDFLIIPIVLVVVLLILALLLRAVVAPLVLIATVVLSFASALGLSSLVFTHLFHFEAEDSAFPLFVFVFLVALGIDYNIFLMTRVREESATRGTRGGALAGLAATGGVITSAGLILASTFGVLGTLPVVGFAEIGFAVCVGVLLDTLVVRSILVTALTMDLDRRLWWPSALSKVAAPAVAAGGPAAAAPESQPTH; the protein is encoded by the coding sequence ATGAATCGCGCCCGGCGCCTCGCCGCCCTGCCCTGCGGACGACGCAGCAAATGGGTCGTCCTCGTCCTGTGGATCATCCTGCTGGTGGCCCTGGGGCCGCTCGCCGGAAAACTCACCGGAGCCGAGAACAACCAGGCGTCCAGCTGGCTGCCCGGCAGCGCCGAGTCCACCAAGGTGCTCAACCTCGAGGGGCAGTTCGCCTCCACCCAGGACATCCCCGGCGTCATCGTCTACACCCGCGCCGGCGGCCTCACCCCGGCCGACCACGCCAAGGCCGCCGCCGACGCGGCCGCCTTCGCCAAGGTCCAGGACGTCTCCGGGCCGGTCGCCGGGCCGATCACCGCCAAGGACGGCAAGGCCCTGGAGACCATCGTCCCGATCGACGTCAACGGCGGCAGCTGGACCGTGCTGACCACCGTCGTCGACCACCTGCGCACCCTGGCGACCAGCGGCGACCCGGGCCTGACCGCGCACATCACCGGCCCCGCCGGCAACGGCGCCGACCAGGGCAAGGCGTTCTCCGGCATCGACGGCACCCTGCTGTACGCCACCCTCGGCGTCGTCGTCGTGCTGCTGCTGCTCACCTACCGCAGCCCCACCCTGTGGCTGCTGCCGCTGCTCTCCTCCGGCCTGGCCCTGGTCTCCGCCGAGGGCCTGATCTACCTGCTGGCCAAGCACGCCGGACTGACCGTCAACGCCCAGAGCGCCGGCATCCTGCTGGTGCTGGTCATCGGCGCGGGCACCGACTACGCCCTGCTGCTGGTCGCCCGCTACCGCGAGGAGCTGCGCCGCCACGCCGACCGGCACGAGGCCATGGCCGAGGCCGTGCACCGGGCCGGACCGGCCATCCTGGCCAGCGCCGGGACGGTCGCGCTCAGCATGCTCTGCCTGCTGTTCTCGCAGATGAACTCCACCAGCGGCCTCGGCCCGGTCTGCGCCATCGGCGTGCTGGTCGCCCTGGCCGCCATGCTGACGCTGCTGCCGGCGCTGCTGACGATCACCGGCCGCTGGGTGTTCTGGCCGGTCAAGCCGGCCTTCGGGACGGCCGAGCCGACCGAGAGCGGCGCGTGGGCCCGGGTCGGCGGCGGCATCGCCCGGCGGCCCCGGCTGGTGTGGATCGGCACCAGCCTGGCGCTCGGCGCCCTGGCGCTGGGCATGTTCAGCCTCAAGGCCGACGGCCTGACCAGCGCCGGCACCTTCACCGACAAGCCCGACTCGGTCGTCGGACAGACCGTGCTGGACCAGCACTTCCCCGGCGGCGCCGGCTCGCCCATCGTGGTCATCGCCGCGGCGGACGCCGCCACCCGGGCCCAGCAGACGCTGGCGGCCACCCCGGGGATCACCTCCACCACCCCGCCGGTGGTCAGGAACGGCCTCGCCTACCTCACCGGCACCTTCGGCAGCGACCCGGACAGCCAGGCCGCCAAGGACACCGTGGACCGGGTCCGCGCCGCGGAGCACGCGCTGCCGGGCGCCCGGGCCGAGGTCGGCGGCAACACCGCCGTGGTGCTCGACACCCAGCGGGCCTCCCGGCACGACGACTTCCTGATCATCCCGATCGTCCTGGTGGTGGTGCTGTTGATCCTGGCGCTGCTGCTGCGGGCGGTCGTGGCCCCGCTGGTGCTGATCGCCACCGTGGTGCTGTCCTTCGCCTCGGCGCTGGGCCTCAGCTCGCTGGTCTTCACCCACCTCTTCCACTTCGAGGCCGAGGACAGCGCCTTCCCGCTGTTCGTCTTCGTCTTCCTGGTGGCCCTGGGCATCGACTACAACATCTTCCTGATGACCAGGGTCCGGGAGGAGTCCGCCACCCGGGGCACCCGCGGCGGCGCCCTGGCCGGGCTCGCCGCCACCGGCGGCGTGATCACCTCCGCCGGGTTGATCCTGGCCAGCACCTTCGGCGTCCTCGGCACGCTGCCGGTGGTGGGCTTCGCCGAGATCGGCTTCGCGGTCTGCGTCGGCGTCCTGCTGGACACCCTGGTCGTCCGCTCGATCCTGGTCACCGCGCTGACCATGGACCTCGACCGGCGGCTGTGGTGGCCCAGCGCCCTCAGCAAGGTCGCGGCCCCGGCCGTCGCGGCGGGCGGGCCCGCGGCCGCCGCGCCGGAGTCCCAGCCCACCCACTGA
- a CDS encoding MarR family winged helix-turn-helix transcriptional regulator, whose product MSSSQSSAPQSTTTGSGTPDDPDVRQPRAESIDAIQRELTAFARRSRSQASQIHPGLTLVTYAILDLLRERGGCRGTDLAAHFMLDKSTVSRQITALERLGLVERSTDPEDQRGQIIRTSAQGTALLQSVSEQRRLAFLERLADWPDEDLERFAAYLTLYNERSQPRT is encoded by the coding sequence GTGTCCAGCAGCCAGTCCAGCGCGCCGCAGAGCACGACGACCGGGTCCGGTACGCCGGACGATCCGGACGTGCGGCAGCCCCGGGCCGAGTCCATCGACGCGATCCAGCGCGAACTGACCGCCTTCGCCCGCCGCTCGCGCTCGCAGGCGTCGCAGATCCACCCGGGCCTGACGCTGGTCACCTACGCGATCCTGGACCTGCTGCGGGAGCGCGGCGGCTGCCGCGGCACCGACCTGGCCGCGCACTTCATGCTGGACAAGTCCACCGTGAGCCGGCAGATCACCGCGCTGGAGCGGCTCGGCCTGGTGGAGCGCAGCACCGACCCGGAGGACCAGCGCGGCCAGATCATCCGCACTTCGGCCCAGGGCACCGCGCTGCTGCAGTCCGTCAGCGAGCAGCGCCGGCTGGCCTTCCTGGAGCGGCTCGCGGACTGGCCTGACGAGGACCTGGAGCGCTTCGCGGCCTACCTCACCCTCTACAACGAGCGCTCCCAGCCGCGCACCTGA
- a CDS encoding SpoIIE family protein phosphatase: MSEETFAGPGQQQGSQAPDADGPPTSGVVAQIRLAALMIDPDGRLTLWNRAAEELFGHRRAEVFDRPASGLLPLAGPGDANGSPGRLGDALDQLDDLTSCVPAWSGDLAVTDRDGRSVTVLCWSYRLIEPTGRSLLVLAADARRLRSTGPRLALGGRLLPYTSAAPATGLELAVSSMLLTAAGPAETARTAEQLAPLLPRTSADRRRRLLGQVAAAGAPGLLVDGTVRLPVLPYVPPEVVPHHPGDGRPAVVGAAPHGPGARPPDERQPAVPTPRSAPPGRPRRAGAEDGPFSGPPSVPTLTLSSADSPAAELPSVEPVNEQLRLLSHVGAQIGTTLDLDATVRELCDVVVPSIADFACVDLRDRLIVDTELPRDRPDDETQLRRVARTFSDSLAHWGRIVREGSLLALPRNTPSGLALQTNQPVLVPRVDRQVAEYCAAGRSGASLVPLFEGRSMLTLPLAARGTVLGILTLLRNDDRPPFDQADASYLRELAARAALSVDNARLHRMEAKTALTLQRSMLPGSPPKIPGVLIAHRYLPGDRRAEVGGDWFDAIQLPGSRVALVVGDVMGHGLHSAVAMGRFRTAMQTLAALDLPPGQILRHLDNLSQRLGDDHLATCLYAVYDPIARTCTIAGAGHVPPVLVHPDGRGELLEIPSGAPIGVGGVPFASREIKVSDGSMLVLCTDGLVEMRGGDIGDGLAALCGDIVDPRRSPDEVCDTVLERLHTDDRNDDLALLIARFDGIPPQDVMSWSLELDPEEVGRARLLVREQLTRWDLGELVEPAALLVSELVTNALRVARNRVELQLMRVGKLLVEVSDDDHNLPSLEPSEALDEDGRGLSLVSHLSARWGTSRKAVGKVVWFELPLPHRG; encoded by the coding sequence ATGTCGGAGGAGACCTTCGCGGGCCCCGGGCAGCAGCAGGGATCGCAGGCGCCCGACGCCGACGGGCCGCCCACCTCCGGCGTGGTCGCCCAGATCCGCCTCGCCGCCCTGATGATCGACCCCGACGGACGCCTCACCCTGTGGAACCGCGCCGCCGAGGAGCTTTTCGGCCACCGCCGCGCCGAGGTCTTCGACCGCCCCGCCTCCGGCCTGCTCCCGCTGGCCGGCCCCGGCGACGCCAACGGCTCCCCCGGCCGCCTCGGCGACGCCCTCGACCAGCTGGACGACCTCACCAGCTGCGTCCCCGCCTGGAGCGGGGACCTCGCCGTCACCGACCGCGACGGCCGGTCGGTGACCGTGCTGTGCTGGTCCTATCGGCTGATCGAGCCCACCGGCCGCAGCCTGCTGGTGCTCGCCGCCGACGCCCGCCGACTGCGCTCGACCGGCCCACGGCTGGCCCTCGGCGGCCGGCTGCTGCCGTACACCAGCGCCGCCCCGGCCACCGGCCTGGAGCTGGCCGTCAGCAGCATGCTGCTCACCGCCGCGGGCCCGGCCGAGACCGCCCGCACCGCCGAGCAGCTGGCCCCGCTGCTGCCGCGCACCAGCGCCGACCGCCGCCGCAGGCTGCTCGGCCAGGTCGCCGCGGCGGGCGCGCCCGGCCTGCTGGTGGACGGCACGGTCCGGCTGCCGGTGCTGCCGTACGTGCCGCCGGAGGTCGTCCCGCACCACCCCGGCGACGGGCGTCCGGCAGTAGTCGGCGCTGCCCCTCACGGCCCCGGCGCCCGGCCGCCGGACGAGCGGCAGCCCGCCGTGCCCACCCCGCGCAGCGCCCCGCCCGGACGGCCCCGGCGCGCCGGCGCCGAGGACGGCCCGTTCAGCGGCCCGCCCTCGGTCCCCACGCTCACCCTCTCCTCCGCCGACAGCCCGGCCGCCGAGCTGCCCTCGGTGGAGCCGGTGAACGAGCAGCTGCGGCTGCTCAGCCACGTCGGCGCGCAGATCGGCACGACGCTCGATCTGGACGCCACCGTCCGCGAGTTGTGCGACGTGGTGGTTCCCAGCATCGCCGACTTCGCCTGCGTGGACCTGCGCGACCGGCTGATCGTGGACACCGAGCTGCCCCGCGACCGCCCCGACGACGAGACCCAACTGCGGCGCGTCGCAAGGACGTTCAGCGACTCCCTGGCCCACTGGGGCCGGATCGTGCGCGAGGGCAGCCTGTTGGCGCTGCCCCGGAACACCCCCTCCGGCCTGGCATTGCAGACCAACCAGCCGGTGCTGGTGCCCCGGGTGGACCGGCAGGTGGCCGAGTACTGCGCGGCCGGGCGCAGCGGGGCCTCGCTGGTGCCGCTGTTCGAGGGCCGCTCGATGCTGACCCTGCCGCTGGCCGCGCGCGGCACCGTGCTGGGCATCCTGACCCTGCTGCGCAACGACGACCGCCCGCCCTTCGACCAGGCCGACGCCTCCTACCTGCGGGAGCTGGCCGCCCGCGCGGCGCTGTCGGTGGACAATGCCCGGCTGCACCGGATGGAGGCGAAGACCGCGCTGACGCTCCAGCGGAGCATGCTGCCGGGCAGCCCGCCGAAGATCCCCGGGGTGCTGATCGCCCACCGCTACCTGCCCGGCGACCGCCGCGCCGAGGTCGGCGGCGACTGGTTCGACGCGATCCAACTGCCGGGCAGCCGGGTCGCGCTGGTCGTCGGCGACGTCATGGGCCACGGCCTGCACTCGGCGGTGGCGATGGGCCGCTTCCGCACCGCCATGCAGACCCTGGCCGCGCTGGACCTCCCGCCGGGGCAGATCCTGCGGCACCTGGACAACCTCTCCCAGCGCCTCGGCGACGACCACCTGGCGACCTGCCTGTACGCGGTGTACGACCCGATCGCCCGCACCTGCACCATCGCCGGAGCGGGCCACGTGCCCCCGGTGCTGGTGCACCCGGACGGCCGCGGCGAGCTGCTGGAGATCCCGTCCGGAGCGCCGATCGGCGTCGGCGGGGTGCCGTTCGCCTCCCGCGAGATCAAGGTCTCCGACGGCAGCATGCTGGTGCTGTGCACGGACGGCCTGGTGGAGATGCGCGGCGGCGACATAGGGGACGGCCTGGCCGCGCTGTGCGGCGACATCGTCGATCCGCGGCGCAGCCCGGACGAGGTCTGCGACACCGTCCTGGAGCGGCTGCACACCGACGACCGCAACGACGATCTGGCGCTGCTGATCGCCCGATTCGACGGCATCCCGCCGCAGGACGTCATGTCCTGGTCGCTGGAGCTCGATCCGGAGGAGGTCGGCCGGGCCCGGCTGCTGGTCCGCGAGCAGCTCACCCGGTGGGATCTGGGCGAGTTGGTGGAGCCGGCCGCGCTGCTGGTCAGCGAACTGGTCACGAACGCCCTGCGGGTGGCCCGGAACCGGGTGGAGCTGCAGCTGATGCGGGTCGGCAAGCTGCTGGTCGAGGTCAGCGACGACGACCACAACCTGCCCTCGCTGGAGCCCTCCGAGGCGCTGGACGAGGACGGCCGCGGCCTCAGCCTGGTCAGCCACCTGTCGGCGCGCTGGGGCACCAGCCGCAAGGCGGTGGGCAAGGTCGTCTGGTTCGAACTGCCGCTGCCGCACCGGGGGTGA
- a CDS encoding rhodanese-like domain-containing protein, with protein sequence MFHAAVPTVDAASVPAGGALLDVREQDEWDAGHVEGALHIPMGQVVGRLTELPDGPLYVMCRVGGRSAQVVQYLVAQGREAVNIDGGMYAWEAAGRPMVSGSGGEAYVL encoded by the coding sequence ATGTTCCACGCCGCCGTCCCCACCGTGGACGCCGCCTCCGTGCCCGCCGGGGGCGCGCTGCTGGACGTCCGTGAGCAGGACGAGTGGGACGCCGGGCATGTCGAGGGGGCGCTGCACATCCCGATGGGCCAGGTGGTCGGGCGGCTCACGGAGCTGCCGGACGGGCCGCTGTACGTGATGTGCCGGGTCGGCGGGCGCTCCGCGCAGGTGGTGCAGTACCTGGTGGCGCAGGGCCGGGAGGCGGTCAACATCGACGGCGGCATGTACGCCTGGGAGGCGGCGGGCCGCCCGATGGTGAGCGGCTCCGGCGGCGAGGCGTACGTGCTGTAG
- a CDS encoding AMP-binding protein, whose product MPAGPQPPTLAEAVLAQRGVHRPGLVGEGFRYTQDEVLRAACARAALLGELLASAAHPHVGLLLDNTPEYVHWLQACALSGATAVGVNPTRRGPDLYRDIQHTDCAVLVTEARLLPLLDGAALPQRLLVVDRPGYADLLDRYRDAPPPAALPGPGTRMLLTFTSGSTGAPKAVVCSQRRLARAGEKLREQFRLTADDTGYACMPLFHGNALMGLWSPMLLVGGTVALRRRFSASHFLDDVRAHGACYFTYVGRAVSYVLATEEQPDDARSPLRLGFGTEAGAVDAARFEARFGCRLVEGYGSSEGGCNLRQEPDAPPGAVGRTGSGPGDDLAVVDPGTGAECPRSRFDRHGRLLNGAEAIGELVNRAARPGAGFEGYWRNPQAAAARVRDGWYWTGDLFHRDADGWFRFAGRSEDWLRVDSENLAVADIEAILARWQRARAVAVYAVPDPVAGDQVMAAVELRRPAPGDDCRELCAELSAFLAAQPDLGTKMPPRFVRLVSAMPVTATHKTARGGLREQGWHTGDPVLWRPYRRGPLPLPLPAAGRPEYRRLTEPDRRALRALFAEHGRAGLVGPGGETGRPERESGGRGIGDDGGDRTPAPRVPEPAEGPHDCR is encoded by the coding sequence ATGCCCGCAGGACCGCAACCGCCCACCCTGGCCGAGGCCGTGCTGGCCCAGCGCGGCGTCCACCGCCCCGGCCTGGTCGGCGAGGGCTTCCGCTACACCCAGGACGAGGTGCTGCGGGCCGCCTGCGCCCGCGCCGCACTGCTCGGCGAGCTGCTGGCGTCCGCCGCCCACCCCCATGTCGGGCTGCTGCTCGACAACACCCCCGAGTACGTCCACTGGCTGCAGGCGTGCGCGCTGAGCGGGGCCACCGCCGTCGGCGTCAACCCCACCCGGCGCGGGCCCGACCTGTACCGCGACATCCAGCACACCGACTGCGCGGTGCTGGTCACCGAGGCCCGGCTGCTGCCGCTGCTCGACGGCGCGGCACTCCCCCAGCGGCTCCTGGTCGTCGACCGCCCCGGCTACGCCGACCTGCTCGACCGCTACCGGGACGCGCCGCCGCCCGCCGCGCTGCCCGGTCCCGGCACCCGGATGCTGCTGACCTTCACCTCCGGCTCCACCGGCGCGCCCAAGGCCGTCGTCTGCAGCCAGCGGCGGCTGGCCCGCGCGGGCGAGAAGCTCCGGGAGCAGTTCCGCCTGACCGCCGACGACACCGGCTACGCCTGCATGCCGCTGTTCCACGGCAACGCGCTGATGGGCCTGTGGTCGCCGATGCTGCTGGTCGGCGGCACGGTGGCGCTGCGCCGCCGCTTCTCCGCCTCGCACTTCCTGGACGACGTCCGCGCCCACGGCGCCTGCTACTTCACCTACGTGGGCCGGGCGGTCTCCTACGTGCTGGCCACCGAGGAGCAGCCGGACGACGCCCGCTCGCCGCTGCGGCTCGGCTTCGGCACCGAGGCGGGCGCGGTGGACGCGGCCCGCTTCGAGGCCCGCTTCGGCTGTCGGCTGGTCGAGGGCTACGGCTCCTCCGAGGGCGGCTGCAACCTGCGGCAGGAGCCGGACGCCCCGCCCGGGGCCGTGGGCCGCACCGGCTCGGGCCCCGGGGACGACCTCGCCGTGGTCGATCCCGGCACCGGCGCGGAGTGCCCGCGCTCCCGCTTCGACCGGCACGGGCGGCTGCTCAACGGCGCCGAGGCCATCGGCGAGCTGGTCAACCGCGCCGCCCGGCCCGGTGCGGGCTTCGAGGGCTACTGGCGCAACCCGCAGGCGGCCGCCGCCCGGGTCCGCGACGGCTGGTACTGGACCGGTGACCTGTTCCACCGGGACGCCGACGGCTGGTTCCGCTTCGCCGGGCGCAGCGAGGACTGGCTGCGGGTGGACAGCGAGAACCTGGCCGTCGCCGACATCGAGGCCATCCTCGCCCGCTGGCAGAGGGCCCGCGCCGTCGCGGTCTACGCCGTCCCCGACCCGGTGGCCGGGGACCAGGTGATGGCCGCGGTGGAGCTGCGCCGTCCGGCGCCCGGCGACGACTGCCGGGAGCTGTGCGCGGAGCTGTCGGCGTTCCTGGCCGCCCAACCCGACCTCGGGACCAAGATGCCGCCGCGCTTCGTCCGGCTGGTGTCGGCGATGCCGGTGACCGCGACCCACAAGACGGCCCGCGGCGGGCTGCGGGAGCAGGGCTGGCACACCGGCGATCCGGTGCTGTGGCGTCCCTACCGGCGCGGTCCGCTCCCGCTCCCGCTCCCGGCGGCGGGGCGGCCGGAGTACCGCAGGCTCACCGAGCCGGACCGCCGGGCCCTGCGCGCGCTGTTCGCCGAGCACGGCCGGGCCGGACTCGTCGGCCCGGGCGGGGAGACCGGCAGGCCGGAGCGGGAGAGCGGCGGGCGGGGTATCGGCGATGATGGCGGGGACCGCACCCCGGCGCCCCGGGTGCCCGAGCCCGCCGAAGGACCACATGACTGCAGGTAG
- a CDS encoding GNAT family N-acetyltransferase — MTAGRARTLRSERLELRPVGYAAATDLSTGGDGGFAWAPGGPGEGTRDAATLVALAVLSGDFDPAWGSYVIVRRQDGTAVGGIGFHGPPDDGSAEIGYDLADSARGRGYATEAARTLCRHVLNRPGIDLVVAHTEPGNTASQAVVARAGFVRDGEGGDGLYRFTLRRPGPQR; from the coding sequence ATGACTGCAGGTAGGGCCCGCACCCTGCGCAGCGAGCGCCTCGAACTCCGCCCGGTCGGCTACGCGGCGGCGACGGACCTGAGCACGGGCGGCGACGGCGGCTTCGCCTGGGCCCCCGGCGGGCCCGGCGAGGGCACCCGCGACGCCGCCACCCTGGTCGCCCTTGCCGTGCTCAGCGGGGACTTCGACCCGGCCTGGGGCAGCTACGTCATCGTCCGCCGCCAGGACGGGACCGCCGTCGGCGGCATCGGCTTCCACGGGCCGCCGGACGACGGCTCCGCCGAGATCGGCTACGACCTGGCCGACTCGGCGCGCGGCCGGGGCTACGCGACCGAGGCCGCGCGGACCCTGTGCCGCCACGTGCTGAACCGGCCCGGGATCGACCTGGTGGTGGCCCACACCGAGCCGGGCAACACCGCCTCGCAGGCGGTCGTCGCCCGGGCCGGGTTCGTCCGGGACGGCGAGGGCGGGGACGGCCTGTACCGCTTCACCCTGCGCCGCCCCGGACCCCAGCGTTAA
- a CDS encoding dihydrolipoamide acetyltransferase family protein, which translates to MASVREFPLPDLGEGLTSAEIVRWLVEVGDVIAVDQPVAEVETAKAVVEVPCPYGGVVTARFGEAGTEVPVGAALVTVAVSQEPGTAPAAGPASGSGSGSGSGSGSGSGSGNVLVGYGTTESTGSTRRRRAGATTATAPRPAPVAVAPAPAPAPVAVAEPVAVPAVISPLVRRLAREHEVDLRTLSGSGPDGLILRADVEQHIAGADRDRSDHEQRQDIGRSTDGNQAGELIPLRGAARLAAERFARSRHEIPDATCWVDADATGLLAAREALNQGRPESRIGLLPLLARICTAALARYPELNSTVVASADGVPTGVRRNPGVHLGFAAQTERGLVVPVVRDAHLLTTEQLAAEMARLTGAARAGRLSPAELTGGTFTLNNYGVFGVDGSTPIINHPEAAMLGVGRITAKPWVVGGELAVRQVVQLSLSFDHRVCDGATAGGLLRLIADAVESPAGLLRYL; encoded by the coding sequence ATGGCCTCCGTACGCGAGTTCCCGCTGCCGGATCTGGGCGAGGGCCTGACCTCGGCCGAGATCGTCCGCTGGCTGGTCGAGGTCGGCGACGTCATCGCGGTGGACCAGCCGGTGGCCGAGGTGGAGACCGCCAAGGCCGTGGTGGAGGTGCCCTGCCCGTACGGCGGCGTGGTCACCGCGCGCTTCGGCGAGGCCGGGACGGAGGTCCCGGTCGGCGCGGCGCTGGTCACCGTCGCCGTCAGCCAGGAGCCGGGCACGGCCCCCGCGGCGGGCCCGGCGTCCGGATCGGGCTCCGGTTCCGGGTCGGGCTCGGGCTCGGGCTCGGGCTCGGGCAATGTGCTGGTCGGCTACGGCACCACCGAGAGCACCGGCTCCACCCGCCGCCGTCGCGCCGGGGCGACCACCGCCACCGCGCCCCGGCCGGCCCCGGTCGCCGTCGCCCCCGCCCCTGCTCCCGCCCCGGTCGCCGTGGCCGAGCCGGTCGCCGTCCCGGCGGTGATCTCGCCGCTGGTCCGGCGGCTGGCCCGGGAGCACGAGGTCGATCTGCGCACCCTGAGCGGCAGCGGACCGGACGGGCTGATCCTGCGCGCCGACGTGGAGCAGCACATCGCCGGTGCCGACCGCGACCGGAGCGACCACGAGCAGCGCCAGGACATCGGCCGGAGCACGGACGGGAACCAGGCCGGGGAGCTGATCCCGCTGCGCGGCGCCGCCCGGCTGGCCGCCGAGCGCTTCGCCCGCAGCAGGCACGAGATCCCGGACGCCACCTGCTGGGTGGACGCCGACGCCACCGGGCTGCTGGCCGCCCGCGAGGCGCTCAACCAGGGCCGTCCGGAGTCCCGCATCGGCCTGCTGCCACTGCTCGCCCGGATCTGCACGGCGGCCCTGGCCAGGTACCCGGAGCTGAACTCCACCGTGGTGGCCTCCGCCGACGGCGTCCCCACCGGCGTCCGCCGCAACCCGGGCGTCCACCTGGGCTTCGCCGCCCAGACCGAGCGCGGGCTGGTCGTCCCGGTGGTGCGGGACGCGCACCTCCTCACCACCGAGCAGCTGGCCGCCGAGATGGCCCGGCTGACCGGGGCCGCCCGCGCCGGGCGGCTCTCCCCGGCCGAGCTGACCGGCGGCACCTTCACCCTCAACAACTACGGGGTGTTCGGGGTCGACGGCTCCACGCCGATCATCAACCACCCGGAGGCGGCCATGCTGGGCGTCGGCCGGATCACCGCCAAGCCGTGGGTGGTCGGCGGCGAGCTGGCGGTCCGCCAGGTCGTGCAGCTCTCGCTCAGCTTCGACCACCGGGTGTGCGACGGGGCGACGGCGGGCGGGTTGCTGCGGCTGATCGCCGACGCGGTGGAGTCCCCGGCGGGGCTGCTCCGCTACCTCTGA
- a CDS encoding alpha-ketoacid dehydrogenase subunit beta, which translates to MTTLAPQAAPASTATMAQALNTALRDSLREDPTVHILGEDVGTLGGVFRITDGLAAEFGADRCLDTPLAEAGILGTAVGMAMYGLRPVVEMQFDAFAYPAFEQLVSHVARMRNRTAGRMPLPITIRIPYGGGIGGVEHHSDSSEAYYAHTPGLHVVTPGTVGDAYGLLRSAIASDDPVVFLEPKRLYWSKADWTPDAPVPALGKAVVRRPLTPGSGDTATLLTYGPSLPVCLEAAEAARAEGWDLSVVDLRSLVPFDDETVCAAVRATGRAVVVHESQGFAGVGAEIAARVSERCFHHLAAPVLRVTGFDIPYPPPMLERHHLPSVDRILDAVARLQWEQ; encoded by the coding sequence ATGACCACGCTCGCCCCGCAGGCGGCCCCGGCCTCCACCGCCACCATGGCGCAGGCCCTGAACACCGCCCTGCGCGACAGCCTGCGCGAGGACCCGACCGTCCACATCCTCGGTGAGGACGTCGGCACCCTGGGCGGGGTCTTCCGGATAACCGACGGCCTGGCCGCCGAGTTCGGCGCCGACCGCTGCCTGGACACCCCGCTGGCCGAGGCCGGAATCCTGGGCACCGCCGTCGGCATGGCCATGTACGGGCTGCGGCCGGTGGTGGAGATGCAGTTCGACGCCTTCGCCTACCCCGCCTTCGAGCAGTTGGTCTCCCACGTCGCCCGGATGCGCAACCGCACCGCCGGGCGCATGCCGCTGCCGATCACCATCCGCATCCCCTACGGCGGCGGCATCGGCGGCGTCGAGCACCACAGCGACTCCTCCGAGGCGTACTACGCGCACACCCCCGGCCTGCATGTGGTCACCCCGGGGACCGTCGGCGACGCCTACGGGCTGCTGCGCTCGGCCATCGCCTCGGACGACCCGGTGGTGTTCCTCGAACCCAAGCGGCTGTACTGGTCCAAGGCCGACTGGACGCCGGACGCCCCGGTGCCCGCGCTGGGCAAGGCCGTCGTCCGCCGCCCGCTCACCCCGGGCAGCGGCGACACCGCCACCCTGCTCACCTACGGCCCGTCGCTGCCGGTCTGCCTGGAGGCCGCCGAGGCCGCCCGCGCCGAGGGCTGGGACCTGTCCGTGGTGGACCTGCGCAGCCTGGTGCCCTTCGACGACGAGACCGTCTGCGCGGCGGTGCGCGCCACCGGCCGGGCCGTGGTGGTGCACGAGTCGCAGGGGTTCGCCGGGGTCGGCGCCGAGATCGCCGCCCGCGTCAGCGAGCGCTGCTTCCACCACCTGGCCGCGCCCGTGCTGCGGGTCACCGGCTTCGACATTCCCTACCCGCCGCCCATGCTGGAACGCCACCACCTGCCCTCGGTCGACCGGATCCTGGACGCCGTGGCCCGACTCCAGTGGGAGCAGTGA